The window GTGCGGCGCGAGGCTGCGCGTCGGCAGGACGGCGTGTACTCCACCCGGCTCCGTGAGCCACTGCACCTGTTCCACCACCGCCCGTCGCGCATCCGGGTCGAGTGGGATCAGTTCCCCGGCGTCGAGGACCACGAGATCGACCCGCGGGACGAAGCCGGCGAACCGCCCGCCGACCGGCACCACGAACGCCTCGAACTGGCTGCCGAGCGACTCCGACGCCATCCGCGACTCGACCCGCTCCACCGTCCCGATATTCCCGGCCACGAAGGTGACCGCGACATCGTGAGCGGCGAGCAGGTAGGTGATCGGTTCGGCGCCGGTGCCAAAGACGAGCGCGGAATCGCCGGGCTCGAGCCGCGGGAGCACCCGCGCCACCGGACTGCCCGGGTCGATCCCCCAGTGCATCGGCTCCCGCTGGGCCGCCCGCAGCGTCAGGTACTGTTCCCGCCACTTGGCGTAGGTGCGCAGTCGCAGCCGCTTGATGATCAGGCGGTCCACCTGGTCCACCATCAGCACCTCGGTCAACATGAACTGACCCTGGATGGTGGCCTCCATCTCGGAGACGGCCTCGTCGCCCAGCCGGAGCAGTTCCTCGCGTGACATCGAGTTCTTGAACGCCTCGACCCGCTGCATCACGAATTCCTGGTACTGCTGCTTGAGCGACGGTGGAGACCGCCGGCGGCGCTGCTGCCGGACCTGTTCAAGCGTCAGCATGGCTCGACGTGCACCTGGACATGGTTGAAGCCAAGGTCGTCGCGCAGCTTGTCCTCGACGGCGTCGGCAATCTCGTGCGCCTCCGTCACGTTCTGCGCGCCGTCCACCGCGATCGTTACCTCGGCGAAGGAGAGCGCCGCGGCGGTGCGCGAGCGGATGGCGTACGCCGAGCGCACCCCAGCGACCGCCTCGGCCGCCATTCGGATCGAGGGTTCGTCCACCGCGGCGCCGTCCACCAGCGTCGGGAGCGAGTGGCCCACGATTTCCCATCCGACCCGCACCACCAGGAAGGCGACGACGATGGCCAGGATCGGGTCGGCCATCGGGTAGCCGAGATGGGTCAGGTAGAGCCCGCCGAGAACGGCGATCGTGATGAAGACGTCGACCCGGGTGTGCGAGGCGTCGGCGAGGAGGATCGGGCTCTTCAGGCGGCGGCCGGCTCGGGTCTCGTACCAGACCACCCAGAGATTGATGAGCAGGGTGAAGAGGAGGAGAATCACCTGCACGGAACTGATGACCAGCGTGGGGGCGCCACCGACAAGGCGGGCCCAGGCGCCGCGCAGCAGCTCGAACACCGAGAGGCTGAGGAAGACGACGATCAGCAACGCGCCCAGGCTCTCGAACTTGGCGTGGCCGTAGGGGTGCTCGGCGTCGGGCCCCTTGGAGGCGAAGCGCACCACCGCGAGGCCGAAGAGGTTGTTGATCGCGTCGACCGAGGAGTGCACCGCGTCGCCGACCACGGCGAGGGAGTCGATCCGGAAGCCTACCAGGAACTTGACGGCGACCACCGCCAGGTTGGCGAAGAGGACGCCCAGCAGGACGCGCCGCACCAGGCGGGTGCGCTCCTCGACGGCGGGATCGGGGCGGGGCATCGTAGAAAACTCATACCGGAGGGGAGGCAGGGCAAGGAGGCGGGGCAGGGGGGAGGGGTTGAAGCGTGTCGGCGAAGCCTTCTTGACTTAGATATTTAGGCAGATATCTTATCATTGTGATTGACCAGACCTTCAAGGCCCTCGCCGACCCCACCCGCCGAGCCATTCTCGCCATGCTGCGGGACGGTGACCTCCCCGCCGGGGAGATCGCCGCGCACTTCCCGGTGGCGTGGGCGTCGGTGTCGCACCACCTCTCGGTGCTGAAGGAGGCCGGGCTGGTGCTCGCCACCCGGGACGGCCAGTTCATCCGCTATTCGCTCAACACCACAGTTGTGCAGGACGCCCTGCAGCACCTGCTGGAAATTGCCCCTCGCCGCAAGGAGCGCCGCAATGCGTAAGATGATGCCGGCAGTACTCATCACCATCGCCACGCTCGCCTTTTCGTGGTGGGCGTGGCCGCAGCTTCCCGAGCGGGTCGTGACCCATTGGGGCGTCAACGGCCAGCCCAACGGCTGGTCGTCCCCGACCTTTGCCGCCTTCCTGATGCCCGGCGTCATGGCGCTGATGACGCTCCTCTTCGCGGCGCTCCCCAACATCGATCCGCTCAAGAAAAACTACGAGTTTCACGGGTCGGTCTACTT of the Gemmatimonadales bacterium genome contains:
- a CDS encoding autorepressor SdpR family transcription factor; this encodes MIDQTFKALADPTRRAILAMLRDGDLPAGEIAAHFPVAWASVSHHLSVLKEAGLVLATRDGQFIRYSLNTTVVQDALQHLLEIAPRRKERRNA
- a CDS encoding cation diffusion facilitator family transporter, with protein sequence MPRPDPAVEERTRLVRRVLLGVLFANLAVVAVKFLVGFRIDSLAVVGDAVHSSVDAINNLFGLAVVRFASKGPDAEHPYGHAKFESLGALLIVVFLSLSVFELLRGAWARLVGGAPTLVISSVQVILLLFTLLINLWVVWYETRAGRRLKSPILLADASHTRVDVFITIAVLGGLYLTHLGYPMADPILAIVVAFLVVRVGWEIVGHSLPTLVDGAAVDEPSIRMAAEAVAGVRSAYAIRSRTAAALSFAEVTIAVDGAQNVTEAHEIADAVEDKLRDDLGFNHVQVHVEPC